The window TCCTTGCAGGATGGTTTCGTTAGCGTACCCAATGATTTCACCATATCGGATAATTGGAGCATGCTGTTCTATAGTCTTAAGTGCTACTTTATGCCCTTGAGGGATTCGTTCGGTTAACGACAATCCACTCGAAAAGACAGTGCCAGCTGGTAATCCACCATCATTAACGATGATTGCCACATTGTCCTTTGGGCTTACTTGAATATATAGGGGTGCTTCCTGTGCCTTTTGATTCAAGAGATCACTCCTTCGAAAGCGTTATCATTTTAGAGGAGAGGAAGCATATCCGCTTCCACATCATGGCGTTTGATTTAACCCTTTTAAAATTTTATCACGTACAAACTTCAAATGTTCATGCATATGGAAGTGTGCTTGATATGGGTCTCTAAGTCGAAGCGCTTCATAAATTTTCCGATGATAATTAACGGTCACTTTTTTTTCTCGATAAGGAATTTGACTGTCAATCTTGGCATGTGATACTAAAAGCGCCTGAATCATACCTTCAACAACGGGATTGTTTGCACTTAAGGCAATAATCCGATGGAATTCTTTATCCGCTTCACCATAGTTGTTATCTGTACTTTTCTCAATCATTTCAATGGTTTTTTCTAATTTTTTTAATTCTTCTTCACTGATCTTCTCAGCAGCAATGGTGACAAGGCCTAGTTCTAGTACCATTCGAGCCTCTATAATGGCTGGTAAATTATCTTGAGCCAGTGCGAGCATTACAGAAAAAGGCTGGTTGCTAATTTTATCATTAAAGTATGTGCCGCCTCGAGTTTTCCTTGTGATGACACCTAATGTTTCAAGAGAACTTAAAGCCTCGCGCAGTACAGGACGGCTTACTGATAGAATTTCCATTAGTTCCATTTCTGTCGGCAGTTTGTCACCAGCTTTTAATTGCCCGCTAGACAATAAATGAACGATACGTTCAATGACTTGTTTTGCTAATGTTTTTCGATTAACAGTTTCAAATTTTAGTTCATCTATGCTTTCATTCACGAGTCATTCTCCCCCTTCAGTTGTTCAATTGTAAGACAAAATGAAGGGGAACACAATCATTTACAGTCAAACTACCGAATTAAACACGGTTTTTTCGGATCGAATGTCCAGCCATCGATGAGATATTGCATCTGAATGGCATCATTTCTTGCACCAAGCTGCATTTGTTCATATAAACGGTTGGCCTCCTCTAGCTTTTCTATATCAATTTGAATACCCAGCCCAGGTTCTTGAGGCACTTTTATACGACCTTCTTTGATTGAAAGTGGGTTCTTGGTTAATTGCTGTCCGTCTTGCCATATCCAGTGGGTATCAATGGCTGTTATATGACCTGGTGCGGCAGCGGCAACGTGTGTAAACATGGCTAGGGATATATCAAAATGATTGTTAGAGTGCGATCCCCAGGTCAAGCCGATATCATGACACGTTTGAGCTACTCTGACCGAACCTTCCATTGTCCAAAAATGTGGGTCCGCCAGTGGAATATCAACCGCATGTAATTGGATCGCATGTGACAACTGACGGAAATCAGTTGCGATCATATTCGTAGCCACTTGAATTCCTGTAGCTCGTTTGAATTCGGCCATAATTTCTCTGGATGAGAATCCGTCTTCTGCT is drawn from Bacillus pumilus and contains these coding sequences:
- a CDS encoding FadR/GntR family transcriptional regulator; amino-acid sequence: MNESIDELKFETVNRKTLAKQVIERIVHLLSSGQLKAGDKLPTEMELMEILSVSRPVLREALSSLETLGVITRKTRGGTYFNDKISNQPFSVMLALAQDNLPAIIEARMVLELGLVTIAAEKISEEELKKLEKTIEMIEKSTDNNYGEADKEFHRIIALSANNPVVEGMIQALLVSHAKIDSQIPYREKKVTVNYHRKIYEALRLRDPYQAHFHMHEHLKFVRDKILKGLNQTP